The Iamia majanohamensis genome window below encodes:
- a CDS encoding inositol monophosphatase family protein encodes MADPEHLAWRDLAVAVARAGAERIRARAGAADLRVDTKSTETDPVTEVDREVEAMVVESLLAARPDDGVVGEEGADRAGTSGVRWLVDPIDGTVNFLYGIPGCNVSVAAEAGGQVVAAAVVDPLHGDVFAAARGHGATRNGHALRATSASDPARSLVGTGFGYDPERRRRQAEVLVRVLPQVRDVRRLGAAAVDLCWVACGRLDGYYETGLQAWDWAAGGLVAEEAGARVGTVGDVPLPDGLPGACIVAAAPDLFDPLRALVAAAGAAEV; translated from the coding sequence GTGGCCGACCCCGAGCACCTGGCCTGGCGCGACCTGGCCGTGGCCGTGGCCCGCGCCGGCGCCGAGCGGATCCGGGCCCGGGCCGGGGCCGCCGACCTCCGCGTCGACACCAAGAGCACGGAGACCGACCCGGTCACCGAGGTCGACCGGGAGGTCGAGGCCATGGTCGTCGAGTCCCTGCTCGCGGCCCGGCCCGACGACGGCGTGGTCGGCGAGGAGGGCGCCGACCGGGCCGGCACCAGCGGCGTGCGCTGGCTGGTCGACCCCATCGACGGCACCGTCAACTTCCTCTACGGCATCCCCGGCTGCAACGTGTCCGTGGCCGCCGAGGCCGGCGGGCAGGTGGTCGCGGCGGCGGTCGTCGACCCCCTCCACGGCGACGTCTTCGCCGCCGCCCGGGGCCACGGGGCCACCCGGAACGGCCACGCCCTGCGGGCCACCTCGGCCTCCGACCCGGCCCGGTCCCTGGTGGGCACCGGCTTCGGCTACGACCCCGAGCGCCGGCGCCGCCAGGCCGAGGTCCTGGTCCGGGTCCTGCCCCAGGTGCGCGACGTCCGCCGGCTGGGCGCGGCGGCGGTGGACCTGTGCTGGGTCGCCTGCGGCCGCCTCGACGGCTACTACGAGACCGGCCTGCAGGCCTGGGACTGGGCCGCCGGCGGGCTGGTGGCCGAGGAGGCGGGGGCCCGGGTGGGCACCGTCGGCGACGTGCCCCTCCCCGACGGGCTCCCCGGCGCCTGCATCGTGGCCGCCGCCCCGGACCTGTTCGACCCGCTGCGCGCCCTGGTGGCGGCGGCCGGCGCAGCCGAGGTGTGA
- a CDS encoding HAMP domain-containing sensor histidine kinase: protein MHFTSGSGGPTAATVDEDGVAPPRPTRLGRRRLLTPTRLGLRARITFAFAATAAILSALMAGTTWGLARENLINQREAAAISQATSNSARMALRVDAGAGQEELNQALQSFPTSAPSSRPSVELADGTTAALQTTFGPSVVPTDVKAATSAGESVRMLTTAINGEPELVVAIPISDGRATYFEIVSFAELQDTLESLGISLFGASVVTTLVGGTLGYWLSRRTLRPLANVGLAAEAIAGGRLDTRLEGTEDPDLNVLVSSFNHMAQALEDRIDRDGRFASDVSHELRSPLMTLAASVSVLASRREEMPDDASRSALDLMTADVSRFQQLVDDLLEISRFDAGVARLSLEEVSLPELVRQVVAQRRGTRADLVIDLDPGMDELVVRADKRRLVRTLDNLLGNAEAYGGGACRVAVEAEDDVVRLVVEDDGPGVPVEDRGRIFERFSRGGGAGRRSTSGEGVGLGLSLVAEHARLHGGRAWVEDRAGDAPGARFVVQLPVARA from the coding sequence GTGCACTTCACCTCCGGGTCGGGCGGCCCGACCGCGGCCACCGTCGACGAGGACGGCGTGGCCCCGCCGCGGCCGACCCGCCTGGGTCGGCGCCGGCTGCTCACGCCCACCCGGCTCGGGCTGCGGGCCCGCATCACCTTCGCCTTCGCCGCCACCGCGGCGATCCTCTCGGCCCTGATGGCCGGGACCACCTGGGGCCTGGCCCGGGAGAACCTGATCAACCAGCGGGAGGCGGCCGCCATCAGCCAGGCCACCTCGAACTCGGCGCGCATGGCGCTGCGGGTCGACGCCGGTGCCGGCCAGGAGGAGCTGAACCAGGCCCTCCAGTCCTTCCCCACCTCGGCCCCCAGCTCCCGCCCCTCGGTCGAGCTGGCCGACGGCACCACCGCCGCCCTCCAGACCACCTTCGGGCCGTCGGTGGTGCCCACGGACGTGAAGGCGGCCACCAGCGCCGGCGAGTCGGTCCGGATGCTCACCACCGCCATCAACGGCGAGCCCGAGCTGGTGGTGGCCATCCCCATCAGCGACGGCCGGGCCACCTACTTCGAGATCGTCTCCTTCGCCGAGCTGCAGGACACCCTCGAGTCCCTCGGCATCTCCCTGTTCGGCGCGTCGGTGGTCACCACCCTGGTGGGTGGCACCCTCGGCTACTGGCTGAGCCGCCGCACCCTGCGCCCCCTCGCCAACGTGGGCCTGGCCGCCGAGGCCATCGCCGGCGGCCGGCTCGACACCCGTCTGGAGGGCACCGAGGACCCCGACCTCAACGTGTTGGTCAGCTCGTTCAACCACATGGCCCAGGCCCTGGAGGACCGCATCGACCGCGACGGCCGCTTCGCCTCCGACGTCAGCCACGAGCTCCGCAGCCCCCTCATGACCCTCGCCGCCTCGGTGTCGGTGCTGGCGTCGCGGCGCGAGGAGATGCCCGACGACGCCTCCCGCTCCGCGCTCGACCTGATGACGGCCGACGTGTCCCGCTTCCAGCAGCTGGTCGACGACCTGCTGGAGATCTCCCGCTTCGACGCCGGGGTGGCCCGCCTGTCGCTCGAGGAGGTGTCGCTGCCGGAGCTGGTCCGCCAGGTGGTCGCCCAGCGCCGGGGCACCCGTGCCGACCTCGTCATCGACCTCGACCCGGGCATGGACGAGCTCGTGGTCCGGGCCGACAAGCGGCGCCTGGTGCGGACCCTCGACAACCTCCTCGGCAACGCCGAGGCCTACGGCGGCGGGGCCTGCCGGGTGGCGGTCGAGGCCGAGGACGACGTGGTCCGCCTGGTGGTGGAGGACGACGGGCCCGGCGTGCCGGTCGAGGACCGGGGCCGCATCTTCGAGCGCTTCTCGCGGGGCGGCGGGGCGGGCCGGCGCAGCACCTCGGGCGAGGGTGTCGGCCTCGGGCTCTCGCTGGTCGCCGAGCACGCCCGCCTCCACGGCGGCCGGGCGTGGGTCGAGGACCGCGCCGGCGACGCCCCCGGCGCCCGCTTCGTCGTCCAGCTCCCGGTGGCCCGCGCATGA
- a CDS encoding GerMN domain-containing protein, with the protein MISPLPLRRGAVAALLALLVALLAGGCGVPTDDEPRAITAESTTTQPPPDSSRPTGNTTTIYLSTPSDSPTEEVTPLVAVTRNLDAPPTPSETLATLFDGPTEEEQQRGLVSLIPPDTGLEEIELDSGGRLTLDLTMEWSLLQGPDELVAYAQVVLTATDLPEVNSVRFQVEGEPIAEVPTDDEPKTQVTGDDYRELDPSV; encoded by the coding sequence ATGATCTCCCCCCTCCCCCTCCGCCGTGGTGCCGTCGCGGCGCTGCTCGCCCTGCTCGTGGCCCTCCTCGCCGGCGGGTGCGGGGTGCCCACCGACGACGAGCCCCGGGCCATCACCGCCGAGAGCACCACCACCCAGCCTCCCCCGGACTCGTCCCGGCCCACGGGCAACACCACCACCATCTACCTGAGCACCCCGTCGGACTCCCCCACCGAGGAGGTCACCCCCCTCGTGGCCGTGACCCGCAACCTCGACGCCCCGCCCACGCCCAGCGAGACGCTCGCCACCCTCTTCGACGGGCCCACCGAGGAGGAGCAGCAGCGGGGCCTGGTCAGCCTCATCCCCCCCGACACCGGCCTCGAGGAGATCGAGCTCGACAGCGGCGGCCGCCTGACCCTCGACCTCACCATGGAGTGGAGCCTGCTCCAGGGCCCCGACGAGCTGGTCGCCTACGCCCAGGTGGTGCTCACCGCCACGGACCTGCCCGAGGTCAACAGCGTCCGCTTCCAGGTGGAGGGCGAGCCCATCGCCGAGGTCCCGACCGACGACGAGCCCAAGACCCAGGTCACCGGGGACGACTACCGCGAGCTCGACCCCAGCGTCTGA
- a CDS encoding response regulator transcription factor: MATRILTVEDDERIRTAVKLALEDEGWKVDEAGTGEDALELFAQAPADVVLIDIMLPGVDGFEVCRSIRRTSDVPIIMVTARDDTHDIVAGLEAGADDYLTKPFAPKELSARIRAMLRRVRTSDSGATHLRFGDLEIIPEEGVVRREDEEVHLTKTEFRLLLELANSPGRVLSREVLLERVWGHGYFADGRLVDVHVRRLRTKVEADPANPRHVVTVRGLGYKLQT, encoded by the coding sequence GTGGCGACCCGCATCCTCACCGTCGAAGACGACGAGCGCATCCGCACCGCGGTGAAGCTGGCCCTCGAGGACGAGGGCTGGAAGGTCGACGAGGCCGGCACCGGGGAGGACGCCCTCGAGCTCTTCGCCCAGGCCCCCGCCGACGTGGTGCTCATCGACATCATGCTGCCCGGCGTCGACGGCTTCGAGGTGTGCCGGTCGATCCGGCGCACGAGCGACGTGCCCATCATCATGGTCACCGCCCGCGACGACACCCACGACATCGTGGCCGGCCTCGAGGCCGGCGCCGACGACTACCTCACCAAGCCCTTCGCCCCCAAGGAGCTCTCCGCCCGCATCCGGGCCATGCTCCGCCGGGTCCGCACCTCGGACTCGGGGGCCACCCACCTCCGGTTCGGCGACCTCGAGATCATCCCCGAGGAGGGCGTCGTCCGGCGCGAGGACGAGGAGGTGCACCTCACCAAGACCGAGTTCCGCCTCCTCCTCGAGCTGGCCAACAGCCCGGGTCGGGTGCTGTCGCGGGAGGTGCTCCTCGAGCGGGTGTGGGGCCACGGGTACTTCGCCGACGGCCGGCTCGTCGACGTCCACGTCCGGCGCCTGCGCACCAAGGTCGAGGCCGACCCCGCCAACCCCCGCCACGTCGTGACGGTGCGCGGCCTGGGCTACAAGCTGCAGACCTAG